In Subdoligranulum variabile, the genomic stretch GCCAGATGTGTGTACTCATCTGGAGCCACCAGAGCCGGTGTCACCTGGAGGAAACCGCATCCCAGTGCGAGGCCTGCCACCGCCACCAGCAGCGCCAGCGGCGCGTGCAGCACGGCCAGAAATACAGCGGCAAACGCGGCAGTGACCAGCGGGGCCGTCAACCTTTCGGCCAACTCTGCCGGCCAGGGGCCGGAATAGTCCGCCACCAGCTGAATCGCCAGCGTGGCATCCACCGGTTCCCCGTCCGCGTCACCACGATACAGCGGCATGCCATCCACTTCCCCTTCGCTGGCCCAGAGGCCCAAAGGACCGTCCCAAGGGACAGCGTTGTACAGGTGAACCGTCAGAACCTCGTCTTCTTCGGGGATATAGGGATTTTCCACTGTAAAAGCAGTAAAGGTGTTGTCAAAAATATTCAGGAAATTTCCTGCGGCCTGCGCAATCTGGGTACCGTCCTCCGCAAATACGTCCACCATGAGCATCCCCGACTTGTACAGCTGACCGTGGGTGCTGAAGTTCAGCCGCACACCATAGAACGACTGTCCGGCCCGGAGCGTAATCTGTTGGGTAAGCCCCTCTTCCGGAATATCGATGACCTGGCTGTAGTCATCGTTCAGAATTTCATAGACGGGCTGGTTACCCAGACGATCCTGCAGATCGTATCCAACCCAACGGCAGAGCAGCCAGACGGCCATCGCCGCCAGCAAAGCTGCCAGCAAGGCAAGCAAGCCCCGGCGGATACGGGAAGAATTCGGCAAAGGTATCGCCGCCTTTCTTACAGGATTTGCGTTGATCGCTGCTATTATACCGCAACTGCGGGAAAAGCGCAAATCCTCACTTGGCAGGGGGAACAACAAACCGCGCCCCAGTCGGAACCGACCGGGGCGCGGAGTGGAAATTCAAACTCGTGTTACACGTTTACACGCGCAAAATCAGCCGTTCTCTTTCATCTTCGCAAAGCACTCGCTGCAGTAGACCGGGCGGTCCTCACGCGGCTGGAAAGGAACTTTGCAGGCTTTGCCGCAGCTGGCGCAAACGGCGTCGAACATCTGGCGCTCACCGCGGGTAGCGTTCTTGCGGGCATCGCGGCAGGGCTTGCAGCGCTGGGGCTGGTTCTCGAAACCACGGCTGGCGTAGAACTCCTGCTCGCCGGCGGTCCAGACGAACTCCTTGCCGCATTCCTTGCATACCAAAGTCTTGTCTTCGAACATAATGGGTATCTCCTCTGTTTGTATTTGCCCGCGGAAGAATCTAAACCAACACATATGGAATGGACCAACGAACTGATTTTAGGCGCTACTGGGGGCAGGTTGATATATGACCAGGCAGATGCCTGAATCCAAATGGGGCTTACCCGCGCAGCTTGCGGCGGGCACGGGCCAGGGCATTGGCCACCGCCTTGGGAGTGGTGCCAAGCGTACGGGCGGTCTGGGCTACCGGCTGCCCATGAAGGCTTGCCACCAGTGCACGGCGTTCCAGCACCGAAAGTTCGGTCTGCATGCGCTGCAGGGTGTCGGCGTAGCGTTCCCCGGCAATGGCCAGTTCCTCCGGCCCCGGCTGGGGAATGTTCTCGGCATCGGGCAGCGGCACGCTGAAATTCAGCGGCGCATGCTTCTTGCGCAGGGCCGCGCGCTGCGCGTCCTGCTGGGCATGATGGATGCAGGTAGCGGCATAGGAGGCAAACGGCGTTCCGGCAGCAGACCGGTAGCCGCGCACGGCCTGAAACAAACCGATCAGGCCTTCCTGTACCGCGTCCTCAAAGTCCAGACCGGGCGCCCGGTAGACCGCCGCCCCCTTGCGGATGGCAGGCATCATACGGGCAATCAACGCGGCCAGGGCGGTATCGTCCCCCTGCTGTGCACGCACAAGCAGGTCATCGTCCACTTTTTGCATGAAAACTTCTCCATCAGGCAGATGCGAACACCTTTATAATACCCGTAATGGCAGCATTTGTCAAACATTTTTTATGCAGCCTGCCGAAAGCTCTCGCCGTTGTTTTGTGCATTCCGGGGGCTTGTAATTCGCGGGGCAAACTGCTATACTGAAAAATACAGGTAAAAGGGAGTAAGCGGCACGGCTGTGCATCTGCAAACCGTGCGTTCGGCCTCGTCATCACGGGTACCTTGTGTCCCCGGGGTCCTAC encodes the following:
- a CDS encoding zinc-ribbon domain containing protein, whose product is MFEDKTLVCKECGKEFVWTAGEQEFYASRGFENQPQRCKPCRDARKNATRGERQMFDAVCASCGKACKVPFQPREDRPVYCSECFAKMKENG
- a CDS encoding sigma-70 family RNA polymerase sigma factor, which encodes MQKVDDDLLVRAQQGDDTALAALIARMMPAIRKGAAVYRAPGLDFEDAVQEGLIGLFQAVRGYRSAAGTPFASYAATCIHHAQQDAQRAALRKKHAPLNFSVPLPDAENIPQPGPEELAIAGERYADTLQRMQTELSVLERRALVASLHGQPVAQTARTLGTTPKAVANALARARRKLRG